One window from the genome of [Mycobacterium] stephanolepidis encodes:
- a CDS encoding TetR/AcrR family transcriptional regulator, which yields MTSRQDAILQASAAAIAENGVRGLRVSDVAQVAGVSSGLLYYHFKDRDGLLAAALTYINDQARAYRQAASGSGVSRAQLIEHLLAEIQDSPEVVENSLVWNELRASAVYEEPIRAPLARTSHEWTRETAAAIRATQEIGEVSETVDADRVALLLNALTEGLASRWLSHELSAAEARAHLRASAELMLPAHDTRSKRAAKVAK from the coding sequence GTGACCAGTCGACAGGATGCGATCCTGCAGGCCAGCGCCGCCGCTATCGCCGAGAACGGCGTCCGCGGCCTGCGCGTCAGCGACGTCGCGCAAGTGGCTGGGGTGTCATCAGGCCTGCTCTACTACCACTTCAAAGACCGTGACGGTCTGCTCGCGGCAGCTCTCACCTACATCAACGACCAGGCGCGCGCATATCGGCAGGCCGCCAGCGGCTCCGGAGTGTCGCGAGCCCAGCTCATCGAGCATCTCCTCGCCGAAATCCAAGACTCCCCGGAGGTGGTGGAGAACTCTCTGGTTTGGAACGAGTTGCGCGCATCCGCCGTCTACGAGGAACCGATACGCGCACCTCTGGCACGAACGTCCCACGAGTGGACGCGCGAAACCGCTGCCGCCATCCGTGCCACTCAGGAGATCGGTGAGGTGTCCGAAACCGTCGACGCCGACCGCGTCGCCTTGCTCCTCAACGCGCTCACCGAGGGCCTGGCCTCCCGGTGGCTTTCCCACGAACTCAGTGCTGCCGAGGCCCGTGCCCATCTGCGCGCCAGTGCCGAGCTGATGCTTCCCGCCCATGACACGCGCTCGAAGCGAGCAGCCAAGGTCGCGAAGTAG
- a CDS encoding agmatine deiminase family protein, whose protein sequence is MTWLMPPESAPQQRVWMAFPPRGAAVFENAESAHEARTAWAAVAHAILDFAPVSMIVDPADRSAARTYLSQEIETFEAPLDDAWMRDIGPTFVHSADGRQGAVDWVFNGWGGAGDWARWDNDARIGEIVGGLAGAEVISSPLVNEGGGIQVDGEGTVLVTDTVQLDPARNPGLDKAAVEAELARTIGARHVIWLPRGLTRDYERFGTRGHVDMVATIPSPGRLLVHAQNDAAHPDYDVTRAIADLLAQSHDAQGKPWEITHVPAPQVLRDSEGWVDYSYINHLVVNDGVIACQFGDSADDTAEAILAEEYPGRRVVTVDAREIFARGGGIHCITQQQPALSFPNM, encoded by the coding sequence ATGACCTGGCTCATGCCGCCGGAATCGGCACCGCAGCAGCGCGTCTGGATGGCATTTCCGCCACGTGGGGCCGCCGTCTTCGAGAACGCGGAATCCGCGCACGAGGCACGCACCGCCTGGGCCGCGGTCGCGCACGCCATCCTCGACTTCGCGCCGGTCTCGATGATTGTTGACCCCGCCGATCGCTCTGCGGCGCGCACATATCTATCCCAGGAAATCGAGACATTCGAGGCGCCGCTCGATGACGCCTGGATGAGAGATATCGGCCCCACCTTTGTGCACTCCGCGGATGGGCGCCAAGGTGCGGTGGACTGGGTGTTCAACGGATGGGGCGGCGCCGGCGATTGGGCGCGCTGGGACAACGACGCGCGTATCGGCGAAATTGTCGGCGGGCTCGCCGGGGCGGAGGTCATCTCCTCCCCCTTGGTCAATGAGGGCGGCGGCATCCAGGTCGACGGCGAGGGCACAGTGCTAGTCACCGATACTGTGCAGCTCGATCCCGCCCGCAATCCGGGGCTGGACAAGGCCGCGGTCGAAGCCGAGTTGGCGCGCACGATCGGCGCTCGTCATGTGATCTGGCTGCCGCGTGGCCTGACTCGCGACTATGAACGCTTCGGCACACGCGGCCACGTCGACATGGTGGCCACGATTCCGTCTCCGGGACGGCTGCTGGTACACGCACAGAACGATGCCGCGCACCCCGATTACGACGTCACCCGGGCGATCGCCGACCTGCTGGCACAGAGTCACGATGCCCAGGGAAAGCCTTGGGAGATAACGCATGTTCCTGCACCGCAGGTGCTTCGTGACAGCGAAGGCTGGGTGGACTACAGCTACATCAACCATCTGGTCGTCAATGATGGCGTGATCGCCTGCCAGTTCGGTGATTCAGCCGACGATACCGCTGAAGCCATTCTTGCCGAGGAGTATCCGGGCCGCCGGGTGGTAACCGTCGATGCGCGCGAGATCTTCGCGCGTGGCGGTGGTATCCACTGCATCACCCAACAACAGCCCGCCCTGTCCTTCCCTAACATGTAG